The genomic segment ACAGCGGATTAGTTAATAAACAAGAGTTAGGAATAAATGTATAAAGGTGATGTTAGTTATGAAAGTTGAAATTGAAAATGAAATTATAGAATTTAATGTTCAGTATGGAAATAGGAAGAAGCTAGCGATTCAGATAGATTCGTTTGGTTTCATAACTGTTAAAGCTCCAAATGACACAAGTAAAGAAATGATTGTCAGTGCCATTGAGAGCAAAGGGAAAAGGATACTAGAGAAAATACATGAAATTGAAGTAGCTCGAGAAGCCCCTAAGGCAAGAGAGTATCACGCTCAAGGGAAGTTTTTATACCTTGGGAAAGACCGTTTTCTTCATGAGTTAATAGATAGTAGTGAGTTAAATGAAGAGGTACTTAAAAGAAATCTCAAGAAGTTCTATATCGCCAGCTGTAGGACGATTATAGAAGAACGGATAAAAATATATCAAAAACAACTAAAAGTAAAGCCTAAAATCATCGAAATAGTAGAGTCTAAAGCCAAGTGGGGTAGTTGTAGTTCGGATAAAAAGCTAACTTTTAATTATCGTCTAGCTATGGCCCCGGTTGAAGTCATCGATTATGTGATAATCCATGAACTTTGTCATATACTTCATATGAATCATGATCGCTCATTTTGGAGACGTGTCGGAAGTATTATGCCGGATTATATAGAGAAGGAAGAGTATTTGGCGAGGCATGGGTATTCAATGTCACTTTAATAAAAACGATCACATTTAGAAATGTGATCGTTTTTATTTGTGTTCGAAAACGTATTCTCTATTGTTCTTGGTGATGTTTTACTTGTAGGTCCCCGATGGTTGAGGTCACAACTTACTTCAATTTGGTTAAATTGGAAGAGGTGAATGGATCCAGGGGATTTTAACCAATTTATCAAATTTGCATTGTTTTCTGCAAAATTTAAATTAGTTTATGGTATTATTTACCTTGTATGGAAAGGTGGGAAGAAATGAAAACTGAAAAAATCATTAAGACCACATTAGAGATAGTAGGTTTTCCGTTTGTAATGGCAAACATGTATTTTGATAAGAAGAATAGGGTAAGAGAAATAGGTGATTTAGTAAATATAAAAGATAGGGTAGTTCATACTGTTGTTTCTGAATGTGAAGAGACTAAATGTACTGTAATATTAGACGCGGGGTTAAGTTGCTGTTCAATTGATTGGTATTATATTCAGCCTCAATTGTCTAAGTTTTGTAGGGTAATCTCATTTGATAGAGCAGGATATGGTTGGAGCACTGCAATAGAGAAAGCATACACAAGCGAAGATGTTGTTAGTGATTTATCGGAGATTTTAGAGAAACTTCAAATAAATCCACCATATATCTTAGTAGGACATTCCTTTGGGGGTTTAAATATGCGATTATTTGCTAGTAAATATCCAAATAAGGTAGCATCTTTAATCTTAATTGATTCTGTTCATGAAAATAGATATTTGAGTGCTGAATGGGACACTGTTCGAAGGAAAATGCATAAGAAAAATCTCAAGTTATTCAAGTTCGGTTATCTCACCAGTGGTTTAGGGCTTCCGAAACTATTAAAACTTCCTGTTGGAAGAAAACAACTTCCAGAACCATATCAGAAGTATATTAAGTATATAGGATACCGTTCAAAATCTTATGAAGCTGTTTTTAAGGAATTTCTATATAGCGAAAAATCTGCTATGCAACTTAAAAAGTCCGAACCACTGAATTTAAACTTATCCGTAACAATTTTAAGTTCTAATAATATAGACCCAATTTGGATTAACCAACAAAAACTTCTTAGTAATTTGACAAATAATACTGTGCAAATTAAAACTAACAACAATCATTCAATACATTTAGAAAACCCAGAATTAGTTATAGATACTATAAGCAGAGCTGTAAAACAGTTAGATGACAATATATCTTTGTTGTGCTAAGGGATATTTAATCGCGTTATTGACTGGTGTCACGTAGTTGTGAATAGGAGAAAAAAGATGTAGTAAATTGAAATATAGTGCTTGTGAAAATGTAAAAAGGTATTTCGAGTTGTTTGGGCAGTTTGTATCTTTCACTAAGGAGATGGAATATTATTGGGAAACCCTTTAGGTATCGTGGATTGGGTAGAACAAAATGAAGTTATAGATGATCTATTAATTCAAGGAGACACCTTAACCATGCACCCAATGGAACATGGATTTGAAGCTGAAGTCATGAAGATATGTTCAGGTAAAGATAGCTTTGTATTGAAAGTATGGAGTAAGAGTTCCAAACCCGATATTAGTTTTCAATATCGATTATTGAATGTCCTATTGGAACGAGGATTATCAGTCTCTAAACCATTAGGCTGGGGGATAAATCTAAACGGAGATAAGGTGTTGTTAACAACATTTGACGGAATACCTGTGCTTAAAGCAAACGAAAAGAAAATGACAAAGATTGCAAACATCTTATCAAAAATACATCAAATTCCCGTTAAAGAGATTGGAAATATAAAACTTCCAAAGTACGATTTCATTGACTATTTTTTTCCTGGAGTAAGAGAACACTCTGACATATATAAAGCATTGATTTCTCTTGTACAAATAACCCAAATAAAGCAAGAACATATTATTCATGGCGATTTTCATGTGAATAACATTATGGAGGAAAATGACCAGTATACTGTAATCGATTGGACGAATGGGCAATTAGGGGACCCGAGATATGATTTTGCGTGGTCACTTACTTTACTGAAAATATATGTCTCAGAGCGATATGCTTATGTGTTTCGTTCTGCTTATCTTTTAGAAAAGGATATTCAGCAGAAGGAACTTGAAGTTTTTGAAGCCTTGGCTTGTCTCAGGTGGCTCGTGCTTAATAGAAGTGGTGGGGTACCCAAAGATTCTAATACAATAGAAAGAGTAAAAGGTTTAGTGACAAATAATCCTTCTTTAAAAGAATTTGAGTTTACTATATAAAAGGAAGGGGATGATTATTTCCCCTTCCTTTTATTATGTCATACGCAACGAATGTCAATTTAGATATGTAGCTCTAGAAATGAATACAGTTACATCTTAATTTATTCTACCGTCAGCACCCAGCGCACGTTGAATGCGTTACATGGTTGGAGATTTAATTATAGATTAATAAGGAATCAAACCCATTAAAAATAAACTCTTTACTATAACTGGGGTAAAGGTTTATTGGGTATTCATGTATTGCAAAAGGTATTAGGTTAAAAACAATTCCCAATTGTTTTTACCTAGTACCTTTTTTGTGTCCAGTATTCGACTCAATAACAAATCATTTAATCCTCTCGGTACTCAAATTATTATTAATTGATTTGATGTTTGGCATGTTATTAATAATGTGAAACGAAAATGCATTCTAGAAAGAAGTGTTTTTTGTGTGGTAACGAGTAATTGAATACGAATGTAATTGATTCCAATACGGGTTTTAATTAAATTATTTCTTTCAGGATTTGTGAGGTGAGAAAAGCCTGAATTAATAAGGGGTGAATAACATATTTTTTCAGTAATCAGACTATAAAACATTTAATAATAATAAGGTATTCATTATTTTTATATAAACGAAAAGTGAACTTGTTGAACGTTTTGTGACGTAATTACTAGCCTTTCGGTGAAGAATTGATGAAGTTTTGATGAAGTTCACTTTAGGTAATTGTTTTTAGTATTTCATTATAATAAGATGAAAATATGTTGTGAGAGTAACCGACTAATATGTTTTTTTATTATGCTACTAAAGCTTATAGAGTAAAAGAAAGGGGTACCTTCATGAGAATGAAATGGACTTTTTTAGGTTTGGTTATCAGTATTATCGCAGTGTTAGCTGGCTGTGAACCAGTAATGGTTATGGATCCAAAAGGGCCGCAAGCTGAAACGATTTCTAATGTTATTTGGATTTCGATTGCTACCATGGCGTTGGTTGTGGTCGTGGTTTTCGGTATGTTGGCATACATCGTAATAAAATATCGTGCGTCGAAACAGAGTGCAGATTATGAGC from the Sporosarcina psychrophila genome contains:
- a CDS encoding M48 family metallopeptidase — its product is MKVEIENEIIEFNVQYGNRKKLAIQIDSFGFITVKAPNDTSKEMIVSAIESKGKRILEKIHEIEVAREAPKAREYHAQGKFLYLGKDRFLHELIDSSELNEEVLKRNLKKFYIASCRTIIEERIKIYQKQLKVKPKIIEIVESKAKWGSCSSDKKLTFNYRLAMAPVEVIDYVIIHELCHILHMNHDRSFWRRVGSIMPDYIEKEEYLARHGYSMSL
- a CDS encoding alpha/beta fold hydrolase, translating into MKTEKIIKTTLEIVGFPFVMANMYFDKKNRVREIGDLVNIKDRVVHTVVSECEETKCTVILDAGLSCCSIDWYYIQPQLSKFCRVISFDRAGYGWSTAIEKAYTSEDVVSDLSEILEKLQINPPYILVGHSFGGLNMRLFASKYPNKVASLILIDSVHENRYLSAEWDTVRRKMHKKNLKLFKFGYLTSGLGLPKLLKLPVGRKQLPEPYQKYIKYIGYRSKSYEAVFKEFLYSEKSAMQLKKSEPLNLNLSVTILSSNNIDPIWINQQKLLSNLTNNTVQIKTNNNHSIHLENPELVIDTISRAVKQLDDNISLLC
- a CDS encoding aminoglycoside phosphotransferase family protein; protein product: MGNPLGIVDWVEQNEVIDDLLIQGDTLTMHPMEHGFEAEVMKICSGKDSFVLKVWSKSSKPDISFQYRLLNVLLERGLSVSKPLGWGINLNGDKVLLTTFDGIPVLKANEKKMTKIANILSKIHQIPVKEIGNIKLPKYDFIDYFFPGVREHSDIYKALISLVQITQIKQEHIIHGDFHVNNIMEENDQYTVIDWTNGQLGDPRYDFAWSLTLLKIYVSERYAYVFRSAYLLEKDIQQKELEVFEALACLRWLVLNRSGGVPKDSNTIERVKGLVTNNPSLKEFEFTI